One Amycolatopsis sp. NBC_00355 genomic window carries:
- a CDS encoding alpha/beta hydrolase has translation MPPPPFDPELAPVVEQLRAARPPLSTPDGIAARREFVAGAEQTVDELAAAHPGFEFAEEHAEEVPLLVARPPESRGVLYYVHGGGLIVGSHLGPDVPNVLRWAGELGVTIVSPGYRLAPEHPYPAPVEDCYAGLSWTAERLAGPIVIGGVSAGGGLAAATALLARDRGGPELAGQLLLCPMLDDRNSTHSAVELDGRGLWDRTANNVGWAAYLGDLRDVPAYAAPARATDLSGLPPAFLDVGTAETFRDEVVAYASRLWEAGGEAELHVWPGGFHGFDALVPEARLSRAARAARLSWLQRLLSRRPAAPAAR, from the coding sequence GTGCCGCCGCCGCCGTTCGACCCGGAACTGGCGCCGGTCGTCGAACAGCTGCGGGCGGCCCGTCCGCCGCTGAGCACGCCGGACGGCATCGCCGCGCGGCGCGAGTTCGTCGCCGGCGCCGAGCAGACCGTCGACGAGCTGGCCGCGGCGCACCCGGGCTTCGAGTTCGCGGAGGAGCACGCGGAGGAGGTGCCGTTGCTGGTCGCGCGCCCGCCCGAGAGCCGCGGCGTTCTCTACTACGTCCACGGCGGCGGCCTGATCGTCGGCAGCCACCTCGGCCCGGACGTGCCGAACGTGCTGCGCTGGGCGGGGGAACTCGGCGTCACCATCGTTTCGCCGGGTTACCGGCTCGCGCCCGAGCACCCGTACCCGGCGCCGGTCGAGGACTGCTACGCCGGTCTGTCGTGGACGGCCGAGCGGCTCGCCGGTCCGATCGTGATCGGCGGCGTCAGCGCGGGTGGCGGCCTGGCGGCGGCCACGGCCCTGCTCGCCCGCGACCGCGGCGGCCCGGAACTCGCCGGGCAGCTGTTGCTCTGCCCGATGCTCGACGACCGCAACAGCACGCACTCGGCCGTCGAGCTCGACGGCCGCGGTCTGTGGGACCGCACGGCCAACAACGTCGGCTGGGCGGCGTACCTGGGCGACCTTCGCGACGTCCCGGCCTACGCCGCGCCGGCCCGCGCCACCGATCTTTCCGGCCTGCCGCCGGCGTTCCTGGACGTCGGCACCGCCGAGACGTTCCGCGACGAGGTGGTCGCCTACGCGAGCCGGCTCTGGGAGGCGGGCGGCGAGGCCGAGCTGCACGTCTGGCCCGGCGGGTTCCACGGCTTCGACGCGCTGGTGCCGGAAGCGCGGCTCAGCCGGGCGGCCC
- a CDS encoding class I SAM-dependent methyltransferase — translation MIERRADGSAGDADYGAIGGVYTDYRVPDPRIGRYILDALGEARTVLNVGAGAGAYEPQDREVTAVEPSASMRAQRPEGLPPAVDAVAEKLPFPDRSFEGAMSTFSVHQWNDLWAGLKEVRRVTRGPVAILTCDPALLRRFWLLDYAPEVIETEARRYPPVDDIADGLGGHTSIIGVPVPIDCTDGFNEAYYARPERLLDPGARLSCSAWSFVDDRVHHRFAAELRHDLDDGTWERRYGRFREQPTFDGSLVLVVSNPEGA, via the coding sequence ATGATTGAGCGACGTGCCGACGGAAGCGCCGGTGACGCCGACTACGGCGCGATCGGCGGGGTGTACACGGACTACCGCGTGCCGGACCCGCGGATCGGCCGGTACATCCTCGACGCGCTGGGGGAGGCGCGGACCGTCCTCAACGTCGGCGCGGGCGCGGGCGCGTACGAGCCCCAGGACCGCGAGGTGACGGCGGTCGAGCCGTCGGCGTCGATGCGCGCGCAGCGGCCCGAGGGCCTGCCACCCGCGGTCGACGCGGTCGCCGAGAAGCTGCCGTTCCCGGACCGGTCGTTCGAGGGCGCGATGAGCACGTTCAGCGTCCACCAGTGGAACGACCTGTGGGCCGGGCTGAAGGAGGTCCGCCGGGTCACCCGCGGTCCGGTCGCCATCCTGACCTGCGATCCCGCGCTGCTGCGGCGGTTCTGGCTGCTCGACTACGCGCCCGAGGTGATCGAGACCGAGGCGCGGCGCTACCCGCCGGTCGACGACATCGCCGACGGGCTCGGCGGCCACACGTCGATCATCGGCGTCCCGGTGCCGATCGACTGCACCGACGGCTTCAACGAGGCCTACTACGCCCGCCCCGAGCGCCTGCTCGACCCGGGCGCGCGGCTGTCGTGCTCGGCGTGGAGCTTCGTCGACGACCGGGTGCACCACCGGTTCGCCGCGGAGCTGCGCCACGACCTCGACGACGGCACGTGGGAACGCCGCTACGGCCGGTTCCGCGAGCAGCCGACGTTCGACGGCTCGCTCGTCCTCGTCGTCTCGAACCCCGAGGGAGCCTGA
- a CDS encoding discoidin domain-containing protein has product MSPHPVFSAPENLTKPRRRARFGALAAAVAAATGLTVVTLAAAPANSALAAGRGATVPFLEQEAESAATNGAVIGPDRNAGTLAGEASGRKAVTLGGQGKYVEFTLTAPANSIDFRFSLPDSGNGTGTSGSLSLYVNGSHNRDVALTSKYAWYYGSYPFTNTPGDGHAHHFYDETRALLGTNYPAGTKIKLQVDAGDVTTSTIDLADFEQVGAAAAKPANSVSVTDYGATAGDTSDDAGAFDAAVAAARSQGKEVWIPSGTFTLGHHITVDQVTIRGAGPWYSVLTGPRAGIFGKGEPASCGTSTYPGNSAVPGTSSAVKLYDFAIIGQVDARVDCDQSNAIGGALGGGSVVQNLWLQHTKVGLWLDGPFDGLTVSGNRILDQTADGLNLHQGISNVTVTNNFLRNTGDDGLAMWSEHDADHNNTFSFNTVLLPILANNIAIYGGRDNTVSDNVVADTQDQGGGIHIANRFSAVPLAGTTTVARNTAIRTGVLDSNWQFGVGALWFDGRDGAITGRVDVTDLDLLDNNYEAIQFIDSQTTDVHFTNVRITGAGTFAWQLQAKPTGTVKNVVATGIGRAGVYNCMGPDALTGLVDQGGNSGWSTTFCGSWPTPVYGSDNGGTTTPTTPTTPTTPPTTTTTTTPPTGNLALHKAISASASQGGFPPGNAVDGDANSYWESANNAFPQSLTVDFGATVSVSRLVLRLPPSSAWGTRTQTIAVDGVKAAAGYTFNPASGNTATITFPATSARTLRLTFTGNTGWPAGQLSELEAYSS; this is encoded by the coding sequence ATGTCTCCCCATCCTGTCTTCAGCGCGCCCGAAAACTTGACCAAGCCCCGTCGGCGAGCGAGATTCGGCGCGCTGGCCGCCGCCGTCGCCGCCGCGACCGGCCTGACCGTCGTCACCCTGGCCGCGGCCCCCGCGAATTCGGCGCTCGCCGCCGGGCGCGGCGCGACCGTGCCGTTCCTCGAACAGGAAGCCGAGTCCGCCGCGACCAACGGCGCGGTCATCGGCCCCGACCGCAACGCCGGCACCCTCGCCGGCGAGGCGTCCGGCCGCAAAGCCGTGACGCTGGGCGGTCAAGGCAAGTACGTCGAATTCACGCTCACCGCGCCGGCCAACTCGATCGACTTCCGGTTCAGCCTCCCGGACTCCGGGAACGGCACGGGCACGAGCGGCTCGCTTTCCTTGTACGTCAACGGTTCCCACAACCGCGACGTCGCGCTGACGTCGAAGTACGCCTGGTACTACGGCTCGTACCCGTTCACCAACACCCCGGGTGACGGCCACGCGCACCACTTCTACGACGAGACCCGCGCGTTGCTGGGCACGAACTACCCGGCCGGCACCAAGATCAAGCTGCAGGTCGACGCGGGCGACGTCACGACCTCGACGATCGACCTGGCCGACTTCGAGCAGGTCGGCGCGGCCGCGGCCAAGCCGGCGAACTCGGTGTCCGTCACCGACTACGGGGCCACCGCGGGCGACACCAGCGACGACGCGGGCGCGTTCGACGCCGCCGTCGCCGCCGCTCGCAGTCAAGGCAAAGAGGTCTGGATCCCGTCCGGGACCTTCACCCTCGGCCACCACATCACCGTCGACCAGGTGACCATCCGCGGCGCCGGCCCGTGGTACTCCGTGCTGACCGGCCCGCGCGCCGGCATTTTCGGCAAGGGCGAACCGGCCAGCTGCGGCACGTCGACGTATCCCGGCAACAGCGCGGTCCCGGGCACAAGCAGCGCGGTCAAGCTGTACGACTTCGCGATCATCGGCCAGGTCGACGCCCGCGTCGACTGCGACCAGTCCAACGCCATCGGCGGCGCGCTGGGCGGCGGCTCGGTCGTGCAGAACCTGTGGCTGCAGCACACGAAGGTCGGGCTGTGGCTCGACGGACCGTTCGACGGGCTCACCGTGTCCGGCAACCGGATCCTCGACCAGACCGCCGACGGGCTGAACCTGCACCAGGGCATCAGCAACGTCACCGTGACGAACAACTTCCTGCGCAACACCGGCGACGACGGCCTGGCCATGTGGTCCGAGCACGACGCCGACCACAACAACACCTTCTCCTTCAACACCGTGCTGCTGCCGATCCTCGCCAACAACATCGCGATCTACGGCGGGCGCGACAACACCGTGTCCGACAACGTCGTGGCCGACACCCAGGACCAGGGCGGCGGCATCCACATCGCCAACCGGTTCAGCGCGGTGCCCCTCGCCGGGACGACGACCGTCGCGCGCAACACCGCCATCCGCACCGGCGTGCTCGACTCGAACTGGCAGTTCGGCGTCGGCGCCCTGTGGTTCGACGGCCGCGACGGCGCCATCACCGGCCGCGTCGACGTCACCGACCTCGACCTGCTGGACAACAACTACGAGGCCATCCAGTTCATCGACAGCCAGACCACCGACGTGCACTTCACCAACGTGCGCATCACCGGCGCGGGGACCTTCGCCTGGCAGCTGCAGGCCAAGCCGACCGGCACGGTGAAGAACGTCGTCGCGACCGGGATCGGCCGCGCGGGCGTCTACAACTGCATGGGCCCGGACGCGCTGACCGGGCTCGTCGACCAGGGCGGCAACTCCGGCTGGAGCACGACGTTCTGCGGCTCGTGGCCGACGCCGGTGTACGGCTCGGACAACGGCGGCACGACCACACCGACGACCCCGACCACACCCACGACCCCGCCGACCACCACCACGACGACGACCCCGCCGACCGGGAACCTGGCGCTGCACAAGGCGATCAGCGCGTCTGCGTCGCAGGGCGGCTTCCCGCCGGGCAACGCGGTCGACGGCGACGCGAACTCGTACTGGGAGAGCGCGAACAACGCGTTCCCGCAGTCGCTGACCGTCGACTTCGGCGCCACGGTTTCGGTGTCGCGGCTGGTGTTGAGGCTGCCGCCGTCCTCGGCGTGGGGCACGCGCACGCAGACGATCGCGGTCGACGGCGTCAAGGCCGCGGCCGGCTACACGTTCAACCCGGCGTCGGGCAACACCGCGACGATCACGTTCCCGGCGACGTCCGCGCGCACCCTGCGGCTGACCTTCACCGGCAACACCGGCTGGCCCGCGGGACAACTGTCCGAACTCGAAGCCTATTCGTCCTGA
- a CDS encoding discoidin domain-containing protein codes for MSPSPRRRAALLAAALAAASLTVLVTGGTPAAAATCPTTASGGASVPFRTVEAECSATTGSAVGPDYTQASIASEASGRQAVRIGSGQYVEFTLPAAANSINVHYTIPDGSSGRLSVYVGGTKLGSGLSVTSRYSYVDTGFISGSKTHHFFDDARLLFGQNAAAGTKVRVQADSGDVGQATIDLADFEQVGGAGAKPANALSVADYGATANDSSDDTQAFRNGLSAARSQGKELFVPSGRFEIGSALQIDQTTVRGAGPWYTVLHGNNIFNNGGASGNIKLYDFAVFGDVTERNDGSPDNAFHGVLGNGSVVSGLWIQNTKCGLWLMNGASSNLTIENNRIQDTQADGVNFDGAVTNSALRNNYLRNNGDDGLALWSNGQADSGNTIANNTVVQPNLANGIALYGGSNNTVSGNLVQDTNALGGGYLVANRFNSVPLGGTVTLSNNTALRAGALDPNWQFGVGALWFDARDQAITGVTIRVTGFTAIQSPYEAIQFIDGNGQGKQIQGVTIDGVSVQGVGTFVAQSQTQGTATISNLSASGVGVTGTYNCPYPTSIPKMTFGGSGNSGWTGTWSDCSSWPAPNSGPPQPPQSGSNIARGKAISSSSSQGGFPPGNANDGNADSYWESANNAFPQTLTVDLGAAASINKVTLKLPPSSAWGARTQTVTIAGSTDGGSYTTLVGSRGYAFDPASGNTASASFTATSQRFVRLTFTGNTGWPAGQVSEFEVAAS; via the coding sequence ATGTCCCCATCACCACGGCGCCGCGCGGCGCTGCTGGCCGCGGCCCTCGCCGCGGCCAGCCTGACCGTGCTGGTTACGGGCGGCACTCCCGCGGCCGCGGCGACCTGCCCGACCACGGCGTCCGGCGGCGCGAGCGTGCCGTTCCGGACGGTCGAGGCCGAGTGCTCGGCGACCACCGGCTCGGCCGTCGGCCCCGACTACACGCAGGCCAGCATCGCTTCGGAGGCGTCCGGGCGGCAGGCCGTCCGGATCGGGTCCGGCCAGTACGTCGAGTTCACGCTGCCGGCGGCGGCCAACTCGATCAACGTCCACTACACCATCCCGGACGGCTCGTCCGGGCGGCTTTCGGTGTACGTCGGCGGGACCAAGCTGGGCAGCGGGCTGTCCGTGACGTCCCGGTATTCCTATGTGGACACCGGCTTCATCTCGGGCTCGAAGACGCACCACTTCTTCGACGACGCCCGGTTGCTCTTCGGCCAGAACGCGGCGGCCGGCACGAAGGTCCGCGTCCAGGCCGACTCCGGTGACGTCGGGCAGGCGACCATCGATCTGGCCGACTTCGAGCAGGTCGGCGGCGCGGGCGCGAAGCCGGCGAACGCCCTCTCGGTAGCCGATTACGGCGCCACGGCGAACGACTCCTCCGACGACACCCAGGCGTTCCGCAACGGCCTGTCGGCGGCGCGCTCGCAGGGCAAGGAGCTGTTCGTGCCGTCCGGCCGGTTCGAGATCGGGTCGGCGCTGCAGATCGACCAGACCACCGTCCGGGGCGCCGGGCCGTGGTACACGGTGTTGCACGGCAACAACATCTTCAACAACGGCGGCGCGTCCGGGAACATCAAGCTGTACGACTTCGCGGTGTTCGGCGACGTGACCGAGCGCAACGACGGCAGCCCGGACAACGCGTTCCACGGTGTCCTGGGCAACGGCTCGGTCGTGTCGGGTCTCTGGATCCAGAACACCAAGTGCGGGCTGTGGCTGATGAACGGCGCGTCGTCGAACCTCACCATCGAGAACAACCGCATCCAGGACACGCAGGCCGACGGCGTCAACTTCGACGGCGCCGTCACGAACTCGGCGCTGCGCAACAACTACCTGCGCAACAACGGCGACGACGGCCTCGCCCTCTGGTCCAACGGCCAGGCCGACTCCGGCAACACGATCGCGAACAACACGGTCGTGCAGCCCAACCTGGCCAACGGCATCGCGCTCTACGGCGGGTCGAACAACACGGTCAGCGGCAACCTGGTGCAGGACACCAACGCGCTCGGCGGCGGCTACCTGGTGGCGAACCGGTTCAACTCGGTGCCGCTCGGCGGCACCGTGACGCTGTCGAACAACACGGCGCTGCGGGCCGGGGCGCTCGACCCGAACTGGCAGTTCGGTGTCGGCGCGCTGTGGTTCGACGCGCGTGACCAGGCGATCACCGGCGTGACGATCCGCGTCACCGGGTTCACCGCGATCCAGAGCCCGTACGAGGCGATCCAGTTCATCGACGGCAACGGCCAGGGCAAGCAGATCCAGGGCGTCACGATCGACGGCGTCTCGGTGCAGGGCGTCGGCACGTTCGTGGCGCAGTCGCAGACGCAGGGGACCGCGACGATCAGCAACCTGTCGGCGTCCGGCGTCGGCGTGACCGGCACGTACAACTGCCCGTACCCGACGTCGATCCCGAAGATGACCTTCGGCGGCTCGGGCAACAGCGGCTGGACCGGCACGTGGAGCGACTGCTCGAGCTGGCCCGCGCCGAACTCGGGCCCGCCGCAGCCGCCGCAGTCGGGCAGCAACATCGCGCGGGGCAAGGCGATCAGCTCGTCGTCGTCGCAGGGCGGGTTCCCGCCGGGCAACGCCAACGACGGCAACGCGGACTCGTACTGGGAGAGCGCGAACAACGCGTTCCCGCAGACGCTGACCGTGGACCTGGGCGCGGCGGCGTCGATCAACAAGGTGACGCTCAAGCTGCCGCCGTCGTCGGCGTGGGGCGCGCGCACCCAGACGGTGACGATCGCGGGCAGCACGGACGGCGGCTCGTACACGACGCTGGTCGGCTCACGCGGTTACGCGTTCGACCCGGCGTCGGGCAACACGGCGTCGGCGTCGTTCACGGCGACGTCGCAGCGCTTCGTGCGGCTGACGTTCACCGGCAACACCGGCTGGCCCGCCGGTCAGGTGTCCGAGTTCGAGGTGGCGGCTTCGTAA
- a CDS encoding LacI family DNA-binding transcriptional regulator, with protein sequence MTRRLAEVARQVGVSEATVSRVLNGRSGVSASTRAAVLTALDVMGYERPTQLRGERARLVGLVLPELQNPIFPALAEIMGNALAQQGFTPVLCTRTAGGVSEAEYVELLLQQQVSGVVFAGGLYAQSDAVHSHYHHLVERRLPTVLINAAVDHLGLPQVSCDDAVAVEQVVGHLSSLGHEKIGLVLGPTDHVPSKRKLEAFQAYAAKLGLPVLDELVEHGMFSIEGGHAAAARLYPRGATAVLCASDLLALGAVRAARRQGLSVPDDVSVVGYDDSALMNCTDPPLTTTRQPIEAMGRAVVELLVKRINGGEVAAEELLFAPELVVRGSTARRIA encoded by the coding sequence ATGACGCGTCGTCTTGCCGAAGTCGCCCGCCAGGTCGGGGTCAGTGAAGCCACGGTCAGCCGGGTGCTCAACGGGCGGTCGGGGGTGTCCGCCAGCACCCGCGCCGCCGTGCTCACCGCGCTCGACGTGATGGGTTACGAGCGGCCCACCCAGCTGCGCGGCGAGCGCGCCCGCCTGGTCGGGCTCGTGCTCCCCGAACTGCAGAACCCGATTTTCCCGGCCCTGGCCGAGATCATGGGCAACGCGCTCGCGCAGCAGGGCTTCACCCCCGTCCTTTGTACCCGGACCGCGGGCGGGGTGTCGGAGGCGGAGTACGTCGAACTGCTCCTGCAGCAGCAGGTGTCGGGCGTCGTGTTCGCCGGCGGGCTCTACGCGCAGTCCGACGCGGTGCACTCGCACTACCACCACCTGGTCGAGCGGCGGCTCCCGACGGTGCTGATCAACGCGGCCGTCGACCACCTCGGACTGCCCCAGGTGTCGTGCGACGACGCGGTCGCCGTCGAGCAGGTCGTCGGGCACCTCAGCTCGCTCGGGCACGAGAAGATCGGGCTGGTGCTCGGGCCGACCGACCACGTGCCGTCGAAGCGCAAGCTGGAGGCGTTCCAGGCGTACGCGGCGAAGCTCGGCCTGCCGGTGCTGGACGAACTGGTCGAGCACGGCATGTTCTCCATCGAAGGCGGCCACGCGGCGGCGGCCCGGCTCTACCCGCGCGGCGCGACTGCGGTGTTGTGCGCGAGCGACCTGCTGGCCCTGGGCGCGGTCCGCGCGGCCCGCCGGCAGGGCCTGTCGGTGCCCGACGACGTCTCGGTGGTCGGCTACGACGACTCGGCCCTGATGAACTGCACCGACCCGCCCCTGACGACCACCCGCCAGCCGATCGAGGCGATGGGCCGCGCGGTGGTCGAGCTGCTGGTCAAGCGCATCAACGGCGGCGAGGTGGCGGCCGAGGAGCTGCTGTTCGCGCCGGAACTGGTGGTGCGCGGCTCGACCGCGCGCCGCATCGCCTGA
- a CDS encoding ABC transporter substrate-binding protein yields the protein MSSPWSRSLPRRMFCLLAAGGLALGVAACGDDGNAAAPGGKVKITVTGQPPTSQPFERGVFDADVKEFEASHPNIQIEPHEGFMDPKTFSAKLAGGQLEDVYYVYFTDPAQIIARHQAADITEASKSVPHIGDLKPELLDNFRDASGKLYGLPTMNYTMGLVYSRPLFQKAGLDPNKPPTTWDEVREDAKKISALGNGTVGYADYSKNNQGGWHMTSWLYSMGGDIARKDGEKWVADFDNEKGKQALQYLHDMRWTDNSMGAKQLLEATDVQRMMGAGQLGMYMAAPDNIPTLVKQFNGKYEDYGVAGMPGGQGTLLGGEGYMLNPKASPEKIKAGLEWIQWKYLNPDRFEKHIQQYVDGKQPVGLPAEPTPDVWQGAVRDQQLALKAKFANVPATNYQSYVDTTSKIKGSIEPPNAQQVYAALDSVMQAVLTDQNANIDQQLSSASSKVNGVLAQVK from the coding sequence ATGAGCAGTCCCTGGTCCCGATCCTTGCCCCGCCGGATGTTCTGCCTGCTGGCCGCAGGCGGCCTCGCGCTGGGGGTGGCCGCCTGCGGCGACGACGGCAACGCCGCCGCGCCCGGGGGCAAGGTGAAGATCACGGTCACCGGCCAGCCGCCCACCAGCCAGCCGTTCGAGCGCGGTGTCTTCGACGCCGACGTCAAGGAGTTCGAGGCGTCCCACCCGAACATCCAGATCGAGCCCCACGAGGGGTTCATGGACCCGAAGACGTTCTCCGCGAAGCTCGCCGGCGGCCAGCTCGAAGACGTCTACTACGTCTACTTCACCGACCCGGCGCAGATCATCGCGCGGCATCAAGCCGCGGACATCACGGAAGCGTCGAAGAGCGTCCCGCACATCGGCGACCTCAAGCCGGAACTGCTGGACAACTTCCGTGACGCGAGCGGCAAGCTCTACGGCCTGCCGACGATGAACTACACGATGGGCCTGGTCTACAGCCGCCCGCTGTTCCAGAAGGCCGGTCTCGACCCGAACAAGCCGCCGACGACCTGGGACGAGGTCCGCGAAGACGCGAAGAAGATCTCCGCGCTGGGCAACGGCACCGTCGGGTACGCCGACTACAGCAAGAACAACCAGGGCGGCTGGCACATGACCAGCTGGCTGTACTCGATGGGCGGCGACATCGCCCGCAAGGACGGCGAAAAGTGGGTCGCCGACTTCGACAACGAGAAGGGCAAGCAGGCCCTGCAGTACCTGCACGACATGCGCTGGACCGACAACTCCATGGGCGCCAAGCAGCTGCTGGAAGCCACGGACGTGCAGCGGATGATGGGCGCCGGCCAGCTCGGCATGTACATGGCCGCCCCGGACAACATCCCGACGCTGGTCAAGCAGTTCAACGGCAAATACGAGGACTACGGCGTCGCGGGCATGCCCGGCGGGCAGGGCACCCTGCTCGGCGGCGAAGGCTACATGCTGAACCCGAAGGCGTCGCCGGAGAAGATCAAGGCCGGCCTCGAGTGGATCCAGTGGAAGTACCTCAACCCGGACCGCTTCGAGAAGCACATCCAGCAGTACGTCGACGGCAAGCAGCCGGTCGGCCTGCCCGCCGAGCCGACCCCGGACGTCTGGCAGGGCGCGGTGCGTGACCAGCAGCTGGCGCTGAAGGCCAAGTTCGCCAACGTCCCGGCCACGAACTACCAGTCCTACGTGGACACGACCAGCAAGATCAAGGGCAGCATCGAGCCGCCCAACGCGCAACAGGTGTACGCCGCCCTCGACAGCGTCATGCAGGCGGTGCTCACGGACCAGAACGCGAACATCGACCAGCAGCTGTCGTCCGCTTCGTCGAAGGTCAACGGTGTCCTCGCCCAGGTCAAGTAG
- a CDS encoding carbohydrate ABC transporter permease — MSSPRSSSLLAWPATSSSRARRPAASPAERRRVRLRRKLKENLTAYGLLCAALLVFAMFSWYPIVRGVLLSFQQVDFVNAPTWVGFDNFSRLFDDPLFGVAWRNTLLFTGLALVFGFAVPFLTAVLLNEIRHAKAFFRLAVYLPVMLPPVVTALMWKWFYDPGPGLFNSALGAVGLPGGQWLDSSTTAMLSLVFVSTWANMGSTTLIYLAALGTIPGELYEAAELDGAGMWQRLRHVTFPQTRFVLLVLLLLQIVATMQVFTEPYVMTGGGPDDSTVTVLLLLYRYAFVYNDFGSASAMSLLLFIALGVFSAWYVRLTRKADQS, encoded by the coding sequence GTGTCCTCGCCCAGGTCAAGTAGCCTCCTCGCCTGGCCCGCGACGTCTTCGTCGCGGGCCAGGCGCCCGGCCGCGTCCCCGGCCGAGCGCCGCCGCGTCCGGTTGCGCCGCAAGCTGAAGGAGAACCTCACCGCGTACGGCCTGCTCTGCGCCGCGCTGCTGGTGTTCGCAATGTTCTCCTGGTACCCGATCGTGCGGGGCGTGCTGCTGAGCTTCCAGCAGGTCGACTTCGTCAACGCGCCCACGTGGGTCGGGTTCGACAACTTCAGCCGCCTGTTCGACGACCCGCTGTTCGGCGTCGCCTGGCGCAACACGCTCCTGTTCACCGGGCTCGCGCTGGTCTTCGGGTTCGCCGTCCCGTTCCTCACCGCGGTGCTGCTGAACGAGATCCGGCACGCCAAGGCGTTCTTCCGGCTCGCGGTGTACCTGCCGGTGATGCTGCCGCCGGTGGTCACGGCGCTGATGTGGAAGTGGTTCTACGACCCGGGTCCCGGTCTGTTCAACTCCGCGCTCGGCGCGGTGGGCCTGCCCGGCGGCCAGTGGCTCGACTCCTCCACCACCGCGATGCTGTCGCTGGTCTTCGTCTCCACCTGGGCCAACATGGGCAGCACCACGCTGATCTACCTGGCCGCGCTCGGCACGATCCCCGGCGAGCTGTACGAAGCCGCGGAGCTCGACGGCGCCGGGATGTGGCAGCGGCTGCGGCACGTCACGTTCCCGCAGACCCGGTTCGTGCTGCTGGTGCTCCTGCTGCTGCAGATCGTCGCGACGATGCAGGTGTTCACCGAGCCGTACGTGATGACCGGCGGCGGGCCGGACGACTCGACGGTCACCGTGCTCCTGCTGCTCTACCGGTACGCCTTCGTCTACAACGACTTCGGCTCGGCGAGTGCGATGAGCCTGCTGCTGTTCATCGCGCTGGGCGTGTTCTCGGCGTGGTACGTCCGGCTGACGCGGAAGGCGGACCAGTCATGA
- a CDS encoding carbohydrate ABC transporter permease: MRTLVSPGALRSRRGKAVYGVIFACTLAVFVLAFMFPLYWVITGAMKSPQELAQTPATLIPHEWHPETFGEAWDQLSLGKYFLNTLIVAGGAWLAQLAIDVPAAFALSKLRPKFGNVVLGLMLATLMLPATALLVPTYVTVTDLPLLHLNLINSPTAVWLPAAANAFNIYLLKRFFDQIPDELIEAARIDGAGPVRTLWRIILPISRPILAVVSILAVVTAWKDFIWPLLVFPDTEKQTLSVMLQRVAIDMPLNVLVAGMVLASLPMVALFLAFQRQILAGLTAGAVKG; encoded by the coding sequence ATGAGGACCCTCGTCTCCCCCGGCGCGTTGCGCAGCCGGCGCGGCAAGGCCGTCTACGGCGTGATCTTCGCCTGCACGCTCGCGGTGTTCGTCCTGGCCTTCATGTTCCCGCTGTACTGGGTGATCACCGGGGCGATGAAGTCACCGCAGGAACTGGCGCAGACCCCGGCGACGCTCATCCCGCACGAGTGGCACCCGGAGACCTTCGGCGAGGCGTGGGACCAGCTGAGCCTGGGCAAGTACTTCCTCAACACGCTGATCGTCGCCGGCGGCGCGTGGCTGGCGCAGCTGGCCATCGACGTCCCCGCCGCGTTCGCGCTGTCGAAGCTGCGCCCGAAGTTCGGCAACGTCGTGCTGGGCCTGATGCTGGCGACGCTGATGCTGCCGGCCACGGCCCTGCTGGTGCCGACGTACGTGACGGTGACGGACCTGCCGCTGCTGCACCTCAACCTGATCAACTCGCCGACCGCGGTCTGGCTGCCCGCGGCGGCGAACGCGTTCAACATCTACCTGCTGAAGCGGTTCTTCGACCAGATCCCGGACGAGCTGATCGAAGCGGCGCGCATCGACGGCGCCGGGCCGGTGCGCACGCTCTGGCGGATCATCCTGCCGATCTCGCGGCCGATCCTGGCCGTGGTGTCGATCCTCGCGGTGGTCACCGCGTGGAAGGACTTCATCTGGCCCCTGCTGGTGTTCCCGGACACCGAAAAGCAGACCCTCTCGGTGATGCTGCAACGGGTGGCGATCGACATGCCGCTCAACGTGCTCGTCGCCGGGATGGTGCTGGCCAGCCTGCCGATGGTGGCGCTGTTCCTGGCGTTCCAGCGGCAGATCCTCGCCGGGCTGACCGCCGGCGCCGTCAAGGGCTGA